In Ctenopharyngodon idella isolate HZGC_01 chromosome 2, HZGC01, whole genome shotgun sequence, the following are encoded in one genomic region:
- the LOC127522286 gene encoding NLR family CARD domain-containing protein 3-like, giving the protein MKQDEAADDLEDELFFLHQLKCGLKKKYQCVFEGIAKHGDSILLNNIYTDLYITQGGSEQVNTEHEVRQIEVASRRHESQEIQVKCTNLFEAPEQDEEIRTVLTKGVAGIGKSVSVQKFVLDWAEGKENQDISFIFPLPFRELNLKEKEKLSLMDLITHFFPETKGLNLTRRNQFKVLFILDGLDECRLPLKFDCNETWCDVSSPASLDVLLTNLMKGNLFPSALIWITTRPAAASKIPPDCIDRLTEIRGFSDAQKEEYFKKRFTDQNQANTIIDHVKKSKSLFIMCHIPVFCWISATVLQNILEEKRNNDVKNNQADEISKTLQESNTEDTPKTLTQMYTHFLRFQIQQSRRKYDGEYAADVSWDKDAILSLGKLAFHQLERNNVIFYDTDLEACGIDVYKASVYSGMCTQIFKEETGIILGIMYCFVHLSIQEFIAALYAHLFLDINKKIVFVHKSTEQENKNETMVDFLKTAVDEALKSDNGHLDLFLRFLLGLSLQSNRRLLRGLLTQQDTNDQSNKEIVQYIKQKLEGNLSAERSINLFYCLNELNDQTLVKEIQTHLSKGSLSSGDLSPAQWSALAFVLLTSEEELEEFELQKFKKSDECLIRLSTVIKTSRRALLNDCNLTDKSCSALAAVLGADTNLRELNMNNNNLQDLGVKLLCTGLKNINCKLEILRLSNCSLTEEGYKALASALRSNPSHLIELDLTGNDPGQSGVKELSDLLQDPNCQLKTLR; this is encoded by the exons ATGAAGCAAGATGAAGCTGCTGATGATCTAGAAG ATGAGCTGTTCTTCCTTCATCAGCTAAAATGTGGCTTAAAAAAGAAGTATCAATGTGTGTTTGAAGGAATTGCGAAGCATGGTGACTCCATACTTCTGAATAACATCTACACAGATCTCTATATCACTCAGGGTGGCAGTGAACAGGTCAATACTGAACATGAGGTCAGACAGATTGAAGTTGCTTCCAGGCGTCATGAATCTCAAGAGATTCAGGTTAAATGCACAAATTTGTTTGAAGCTCCTGAACAAGATGAGGAGATCCGAACTGTACTGACAAAAGGAGTCGCTGGCATCGGAAAATCAGTCTCTGTGCAAAAGTTTGttctggactgggctgaaggaaaagaaaatcaagataTCAGTTTCATATTTCCTCTTCCATTCAGAGAGTTGAActtaaaggagaaagaaaaactaAGTTTGATGGACCTTATAACTCATTTTTTCCCAGAGACAAAAGGACTGAACCTTACAAGAAGGAATCAATTCAAAGTCCTGTTCATCCTTGATGGATTGGACGAATGTCGCCTTCCTCTGAAGTTTGATTGTAATGAGACGTGGTGTGATGTATCGTCACCAGCCTCTCTGGATGTTCTCCTAACGAACCTCATGAAGGGAAATCTGTTtccttctgctctcatctggatcaccaccAGACCAGCAGCTGCCAGTAAGATTCCTCCTGACTGTATCGACCGGCTGACAGAGATACGAGGATTCAGTGACGCTCAAAAGGAAGAGTACTTCAAAAAAAGATTCACGGATCAGAATCAGGCCAACACAATCATTGATCATGTTAAAAAATCAAAGAGTCTCTttatcatgtgccacatcccagtcttctgctggatttcagccactgttctccagaacattctggaggagaaaagaaataatgatGTGAAAAACAATCAGGCTGATGAGATCTCTAAAACACTACAGGAATCAAATACTGAAGACACTCCCAAGACTCTgacacaaatgtacacacactttctACGCTTTCAGATCCAGCAGAGCCGCCGAAAATATGATGGAGAATACGCAGCAGATGTTTCCTGGGATAAAGACGCCATCCTTTCACTGGGGAAACTGGcatttcatcagctggaaagaaACAACGTGATCTTCTATGACACAGACCTGGAAGCCTGTGGTATTGACGTCTATAAggcatcagtgtactcaggcATGTGTACCCAGATCTTTAAGGAGGAAACAGGGATCATTCTTGGTATCATGTACTGCTTTGTTCACTTGAGCATTCAAGAGTTTATTGCAGCCCTTTATGCACATCTGTTTCTAGACATCAACAAGAAAATTGTGTTTGTTCATAAGTCTACagaacaggaaaacaaaaatgaaaccatGGTTGATTTTCTGAAGACTGCAGTGGACGAGGCGCTCAAGAGTGACAATGGACACCTGGACCTCTTCCTTCGCTTCCTCCTCGGTCTGTCACTCCAGTCCAATAGACGACTCTTACGGGGTCTGTTGACACAGCAAGACACCAATGACCAGAGCAACAAGGAAATAGTTCAGTACATCAAGCAGAAATTAGAAGGTAATCTGTCTGCAGAgagatccatcaatctgttctactgtctgaatgaactgaacGACCAAACTCTGGTGAAGGAGATTCAGACCCACCTTAGCAAAGGAAGTCTCTCATCTGGTGACCTTTCACCTGCCCAGTGGTCTGCTTTGGcctttgtgttgttgacatcagaGGAAGAGCTGGAGGAGTTTGAGCTTCAGAAATTCAAGAAATCAGACGAGTGTCTCATTAGATTATCGACAGTCATCAAAACCTCCAGAAGAGCTCT GTTAAATGACTGTAACTTAACAGACAAAAGCTGTTCAGCTCTGGCTGCAGTTCTTGGAGCAGATACTAATCTGAGAGAGCTGaacatgaacaataataatctgCAGGATTTAGGAGTGAAGCTGCTCTGCACTGGACTGAAGAATATAAACTGTAAATTGGAGATACTGAG